The Carassius gibelio isolate Cgi1373 ecotype wild population from Czech Republic chromosome A24, carGib1.2-hapl.c, whole genome shotgun sequence genome window below encodes:
- the LOC127946151 gene encoding ras-responsive element-binding protein 1 isoform X3, giving the protein MEEVDGVDLSSINSMMSTVMKAARLNGGVDSAHTTPSKVSVKSPSTNRSGRKTQEAKNESGCLVCPLCDKSFQTQHQLTMHIRQHNIDSGASDHSCSICGKSLSSASSLDRHMLVHSGERPYECSVCHQTFTTNGNMHRHMKIHDKDSASSIPNSPTLSPPKRRRHSAAKRKLSHDEDGEKTEETASKKVKEDSIVDEQSLNRGQDEVLTCPICFKTLTCRNDFDAHVETHPDTTLRCDLCCISFRTHRSLLRHNAATHKQLPTDPNGRPFIQNNPSIPLGFNDLAFIDFSCLKFPQIAQIWCETNLRRCTGKFHRFVCDTCDKAFPLSSALDLHKTSHETSHETSHETFSSTQESTSPLIMKDEPPTPEKSSFMDSLGLQHISQVKPVPSEDDVQQAKLDSIRVIHVDQNQSSVPQEDGLSEGVNLSIVDPTTLHGLSHQEALNLLSLQPFQTGFIVHPDGGMVVKPVCGETSMELSDLQQIIKVASAAPNQITLPPLSKAPCSAVQSGYKQMPPLKPKPLVAPRTSMVASTPPPLLNTQQASLGCISPSLPPPASHPIKTVWDISPSSSSNSANSQASAERIQMEADCMGDAHTPMDMDERHIKQENGKLEETTGKKGTSQKGLFSGVLQAHMRYHLGILPHQCNICDYVAPDKATLIRHLRTHSGERPYVCRICHYPFTVKANCERHLRKKHMKNNRKEIEKNIKYVTSSTTTADILEQVGTSETTCRFCGEDLKTFRALQIHLRTHNGCQRKPFECKRCGAAFLAKRNCIHHLLKQHPEVQEQDIEEHIITLLAASTPNSPNPSPLSGVSPSTVVQPIKVEDLSFYNIDMDQPLDFSNKSHGGSSAGSLSGSPGIKTEPVSYDSSMEPIDLSIPKNPVKKLKKDIEATLPREVKKEQSSISILAQALQAEKSIDEKSQTLGCYQVPVALSSNAAGRLLRLKPLLPKPSSAAVKELPPLASIAQIISSVSGAPDLLKRDNTNNLQADSDTHGKQDSPDILTQEFSLGSSKRRSRKRLSNRTVKEKPVMNATDPSIDLESSGEFASVERMLATTDANKFSAYLQTNTIELARKGGRHPGASDEKEVKDEKHLLAHQTVQSQHSKGKKNAYSNSVQKMTCPFCPRVFPWASSLQRHMLTHTGQKPYPCPQCDAFFSTKSNCERHLLRKHGVSNRVLRRNGAIPKSKDAEEGSPESAESASETELLVSEAMDLTRSDPEKPLASDAEKPSPAKPTETAMVEPLPHREEEDPTALESLKHNDSEKEDGDSHSNNTLDLTFVSKSQDLKIPEKDQPQSSPAAHGDMSDKATPQEESKLTCKCCKKSFRYAATLTRHEKVHQQDVASDSTNGPEQSLTKSDDPIMPCENNKQVTEEEVESVRNGTRENEGSGSVVDSGSEEDKEERSDEEGPTTEPKSAEGETEEPGSKPDKRKKVCGICNKRFWSLQDLTRHMRSHTGERPYKCQTCERTFTLKHSLVRHQRIHQKLREADSDGSTCGVTGGPDEDGFSGRSASEGECTPTSTNPPSENESELTDTVKEEPTSREKEEDCGPPAEAEELKLTSKTRPASATETPKEPPEEKPASDSPTTSDLEPSEGFIQGLLEIHTKPTTEHILPTPEPPLLGVE; this is encoded by the exons ACACATGAAGATCCACGACAAGGACTCTGCCAGCTCCATCCCCAACAGTCCAACTCTGTCTCCACCTAAGCGACGACGTCACTCTGCAGCCAAACGCAAACTAAGCCATGATGAAGATGGTGAGAAAACGGAGGAGACAGCCAGCAAAAAG GTCAAGGAGGATAGCATAGTAGATGAGCAGAGTTTGAACAGAGGACAGGATGAAGTCTTGACCTGTCCTATCTGCTTCAAGACCCTCACCTGCAGAAACGACTTCGATGCCCACGTGGAGACCCATCCTGACACAACTCTGAG ATGTGATTTATGCTGCATCTCATTCCGGACACACCGAAGTTTGCTCCGCCACAATGCAGCTACCCATAAGCAGCTACCCACAGACCCCAACGGACGACCCTTTATTCAGAACAACCCATCCATTCCTCTTGGCTTTAATGATCTGGCTTTCATTGACTTCTCATGCCTGAAGTTCCCTCAAATTGCACAG ATTTGGTGTGAAACCAACCTTCGGCGATGTACTGGCAAATTCCATCGTTTTGTATGTGACACATGTGATAAAGCATTTCCTCTTAGCTCAGCTCTGGACTTGCACAAAACCTCACACGAGACTTCACACGAGACTTCACACGAGACTTTCAGTAGCACACAAGAGTCAACTTCACCCTTAATTATGAAAGATGAGCCTCCCACTCCTGAGAAAAGCAGCTTCATGGACTCCCTGGGCTTGCAGCACATCTCTCAGGTTAAGCCTGTCCCCTCAGAAGATGATGTCCAGCAGGCCAAGCTTGATAGCATTCGGGTTATCCACGTGGACCAGAATCAGTCCTCTGTACCTCAGGAGGACGGCCTTAGTGAAGGGGTTAACCTGTCTATTGTAGACCCAACGACTCTTCATGGTTTGTCCCATCAAGAAGCTCTCAATCTGCTGTCCCTTCAGCCCTTCCAGACTGGTTTTATTGTGCACCCAGATGGTGGTATGGTAGTGAAGCCTGTTTGTGGTGAAACCAGCATGGAACTTTCTGATTTACAACAAATAATCAAAGTAGCTTCTGCTGCTCCTAACCAGATCACTCTCCCACCCTTATCTAAGGCGCCTTGTAGTGCCGTGCAATCAGGCTACAAACAGATGCCTCCACTCAAGCCAAAGCCATTGGTGGCTCCCAGAACCAGTATGGTAGCCTCAACTCCACCACCCCTATTGAACACCCAGCAAGCGTCCTTGGGCTGTATCAGCCCTAGCCTCCCACCCCCTGCCAGCCATCCTATCAAGACAGTTTGGGACATCTCCCCATCTTCCTCATCCAATTCTGCCAACAGCCAGGCTTCAGCAGAGAGGATACAAATGGAGGCAGATTGCATGGGAGATGCCCATACCCCAATGGACATGGATGAAAGGCATATCAAACAGGAGAATGGCAAGTTAGAAGAGACCACTGGAAAGAAGGGAACGTCTCAGAAAGGCTTGTTTTCTGGTGTGCTGCAGGCACATATGCGATATCATTTAGGCATCCTACCCCACCAATGCAATATCTGCGACTACGTGGCCCCAGACAAGGCAACACTGATTCGTCATTTGAGAACACACAGTGGTGAGCGTCCCTATGTCTGCCGGATCTGTCATTACCCATTTACTGTCAAGGCTAACTGTGAGCGCCACCTTCGCAAAAAgcacatgaaaaacaatcgcaaggagattgagaaaaacattaaatatgtgaCATCGTCCACAACCACAGCAGACATACTGGAGCAGGTTGGAACTAGTGAAACTACTTGCCGCTTCTGCGGGGAGGACCTAAAGACCTTCCGAGCCCTGCAGATTCACTTGCGCACACACAATGGCTGCCAGCGAAAGCCATTTGAGTGCAAGCGTTGTGGAGCAGCCTTCCTTGCCAAGCGGAACTGTATCCATCACCTTCTGAAACAACATCCAGAAGTCCAAGAGCAGGATATTGAAGAGCACATAATCACTCTTCTAGCTGCATCAACCCCAAATAGCCCAAACCCCTCTCCTCTCAGTGGGGTTTCTCCTAGCACTGTTGTGCAGCCTATCAAAGTTGAGGACCTTAGCTTTTACAACATAGATATGGATCAACCTCTGGACTTCTCTAACAAAAGTCATGGGGGCAGCAGTGCTGGAAGTCTTAGTGGATCTCCTGGGATCAAAACTGAACCTGTCTCTTATGACTCTAGCATGGAACCAATTGACCTCTCTATTCCTAAGAATCCTGTAAAGAAGCTCAAAAAAGACATTGAGGCCACATTGCCAAGAGAGGTTAAGAAAGAACAGTCATCCATTAGCATACTTGCACAGGCATTACAGGCCGAGAAGTCCATTGATGAGAAGTCCCAAACTCTTGGATGCTACCAGGTCCCTGTTGCTTTGTCCTCCAATGCTGCAGGAAGGCTCTTGCGTTTAAAGCCACTGCTTCCTAAACCTTCCTCTGCTGCTGTGAAGGAGCTTCCACCACTAGCATCTATTGCTCAgatcatttcctctgtttctGGTGCCCCTGACCTTCTTAAACGGGACAACACTAATAATCTTCAGGCTGATTCTGATACACATGGCAAGCAAGACTCACCAGATATTTTGACACAAGAGTTTTCTCTAGGGAGCTCAAAGAGGAGGTCTAGGAAAAGGCTTTCTAACAGAACAGTGAAAGAGAAACCTGTGATGAATGCCACAGACCCAAGTATTGATTTGGAGTCTAGTGGGGAGTTTGCTAGTGTTGAGAGGATGTTGGcaaccactgatgccaacaagTTCAGCGCCTATCTTCAGACCAACACAATTGAGTTGGCAAGAAAAGGTGGGCGGCATCCAGGTGCTAGTGACGAGAAAGAGGTGAAAGATGAGAAACACTTGCTGGCCCACCAGACTGTTCAATCCCAACACTCCAAAGGAAAGAAGAATGCATACTCAAATtctgtgcaaaagatgacttgcCCCTTTTGTCCCAGAGTTTTCCCTTGGGCAAGCTCGCTTCAGCGCCACATGTTAACACACACAG GTCAGAAGCCATATCCTTGTCCCCAGTGTGATGCCTTCTTCTCAACCAAGTCTAACTGTGAGCGACATCTTTTACGCAAACATGGCGTTTCCAACAGAGTGCTTAGACGCAATGGAGCAATACCCAAGTCTAAGGACGCAGAGGAAGGCTCACCAGAGAGTGCAG AGAGTGCATCTGAGACGGAGCTTCTTGTTAGTGAGGCTATGGATCTCACAAGATCAGACCCTGAGAAGCCTTTAGCATCTGACGCTGAGAAACCTTCACCAGCTAAGCCTACAGAAACAGCCATGGTAGAGCCTCTTCCTCACAGAGAAGAGGAGGACCCAACAGCCCTAGAGTCTTTGAAGCACAATGACTCAGAAAAAGAGGATGGCGATTCCCATAGCAATAATACCCTTGACTTGACCTTTGTTTCCAAATCGCAGGACCTCAAGATCCCTGAGAAAGACCAGCCACAGTCCTCTCCTGCAGCACATGGTGACATGTCTGACAAAGCAACACCTCAGGAGGAGTCCAAATTGACCTGCAAGTGTTGCAAGAAGAGCTTCCGCTACGCCGCCACCTTGACCAGACATGAGAAAGTTCACCAGCAGGATGTAGCATCAGACTCAACAAATGGACCTGAACAAAGCCTCACAAAATCAGACGACCCAATTATgccttgtgaaaataataaacaGGTTACAGAGGAAGAGGTGGAGAGTGTAAGAAACGGCACAAGAGAGAACGAGGGTTCGGGCAGTGTGGTGGATAGTGGATCTGAGGAGGATAAAGAGGAGAGGAGTGATGAAGAGGGACCTACAACTGAACCAAAGAGTGCTGAGGGAGAGACTGAAGAACCTGGCAGCAAGCCGGACAAGAGGAAAAAGGTGTGCGGTATATGCAACAAACGTTTCTGGAGCCTTCAGGACCTCACCAGACACATGCGCTCTCACACAG GTGAGAGGCCTTATAAGTGCCAGACATGCGAGCGCACTTTCACCCTTAAGCACAGTTTGGTCCGACATCAGCGAATTCATCAGAAACTACGTGAAGCGGATAGCGATGGTTCGACTTGCGGGGTCACAGGTGGACCAGACGAGGACGGCTTCAGCGGGCGTTCGGCTAGCGAAGGCGAGTGCACACCCACCAGCACCAATCCACCCTCTGAGAACGAAAGCGAATTAACAGACACTGTGAAGGAGGAGCCAACCTCACGAGAGAAAGAGGAGGATTGTGGACCCCCTGCGGAAGCTGAAGAGCTTAAACTAACCTCCAAGACGAGACCTGCATCAGCAACAGAGACACCCAAAGAACCGCCAGAGGAGAAACCAGCATCAGATTCACCCACCACATCCGACTTAGAGCCGTCGGAGGGATTCATCCAAGGTTTACTGGAAATACACACCAAGCCCACTACTGAGCACATTTTGCCCACCCCCGAGCCGCCACTGCTTGGAGTGGAGTGA
- the LOC127946151 gene encoding ras-responsive element-binding protein 1 isoform X4 — translation MHIRQHNIDSGASDHSCSICGKSLSSASSLDRHMLVHSGERPYECSVCHQTFTTNGNMHRHMKIHDKDSASSIPNSPTLSPPKRRRHSAAKRKLSHDEDGEKTEETASKKVKEDSIVDEQSLNRGQDEVLTCPICFKTLTCRNDFDAHVETHPDTTLRCDLCCISFRTHRSLLRHNAATHKQLPTDPNGRPFIQNNPSIPLGFNDLAFIDFSCLKFPQIAQIWCETNLRRCTGKFHRFVCDTCDKAFPLSSALDLHKTSHETSHETSHETFSSTQESTSPLIMKDEPPTPEKSSFMDSLGLQHISQVKPVPSEDDVQQAKLDSIRVIHVDQNQSSVPQEDGLSEGVNLSIVDPTTLHGLSHQEALNLLSLQPFQTGFIVHPDGGMVVKPVCGETSMELSDLQQIIKVASAAPNQITLPPLSKAPCSAVQSGYKQMPPLKPKPLVAPRTSMVASTPPPLLNTQQASLGCISPSLPPPASHPIKTVWDISPSSSSNSANSQASAERIQMEADCMGDAHTPMDMDERHIKQENGKLEETTGKKGTSQKGLFSGVLQAHMRYHLGILPHQCNICDYVAPDKATLIRHLRTHSGERPYVCRICHYPFTVKANCERHLRKKHMKNNRKEIEKNIKYVTSSTTTADILEQVGTSETTCRFCGEDLKTFRALQIHLRTHNGCQRKPFECKRCGAAFLAKRNCIHHLLKQHPEVQEQDIEEHIITLLAASTPNSPNPSPLSGVSPSTVVQPIKVEDLSFYNIDMDQPLDFSNKSHGGSSAGSLSGSPGIKTEPVSYDSSMEPIDLSIPKNPVKKLKKDIEATLPREVKKEQSSISILAQALQAEKSIDEKSQTLGCYQVPVALSSNAAGRLLRLKPLLPKPSSAAVKELPPLASIAQIISSVSGAPDLLKRDNTNNLQADSDTHGKQDSPDILTQEFSLGSSKRRSRKRLSNRTVKEKPVMNATDPSIDLESSGEFASVERMLATTDANKFSAYLQTNTIELARKGGRHPGASDEKEVKDEKHLLAHQTVQSQHSKGKKNAYSNSVQKMTCPFCPRVFPWASSLQRHMLTHTGQKPYPCPQCDAFFSTKSNCERHLLRKHGVSNRVLRRNGAIPKSKDAEEGSPESAESASETELLVSEAMDLTRSDPEKPLASDAEKPSPAKPTETAMVEPLPHREEEDPTALESLKHNDSEKEDGDSHSNNTLDLTFVSKSQDLKIPEKDQPQSSPAAHGDMSDKATPQEESKLTCKCCKKSFRYAATLTRHEKVHQQDVASDSTNGPEQSLTKSDDPIMPCENNKQVTEEEVESVRNGTRENEGSGSVVDSGSEEDKEERSDEEGPTTEPKSAEGETEEPGSKPDKRKKVCGICNKRFWSLQDLTRHMRSHTGERPYKCQTCERTFTLKHSLVRHQRIHQKLREADSDGSTCGVTGGPDEDGFSGRSASEGECTPTSTNPPSENESELTDTVKEEPTSREKEEDCGPPAEAEELKLTSKTRPASATETPKEPPEEKPASDSPTTSDLEPSEGFIQGLLEIHTKPTTEHILPTPEPPLLGVE, via the exons ACACATGAAGATCCACGACAAGGACTCTGCCAGCTCCATCCCCAACAGTCCAACTCTGTCTCCACCTAAGCGACGACGTCACTCTGCAGCCAAACGCAAACTAAGCCATGATGAAGATGGTGAGAAAACGGAGGAGACAGCCAGCAAAAAG GTCAAGGAGGATAGCATAGTAGATGAGCAGAGTTTGAACAGAGGACAGGATGAAGTCTTGACCTGTCCTATCTGCTTCAAGACCCTCACCTGCAGAAACGACTTCGATGCCCACGTGGAGACCCATCCTGACACAACTCTGAG ATGTGATTTATGCTGCATCTCATTCCGGACACACCGAAGTTTGCTCCGCCACAATGCAGCTACCCATAAGCAGCTACCCACAGACCCCAACGGACGACCCTTTATTCAGAACAACCCATCCATTCCTCTTGGCTTTAATGATCTGGCTTTCATTGACTTCTCATGCCTGAAGTTCCCTCAAATTGCACAG ATTTGGTGTGAAACCAACCTTCGGCGATGTACTGGCAAATTCCATCGTTTTGTATGTGACACATGTGATAAAGCATTTCCTCTTAGCTCAGCTCTGGACTTGCACAAAACCTCACACGAGACTTCACACGAGACTTCACACGAGACTTTCAGTAGCACACAAGAGTCAACTTCACCCTTAATTATGAAAGATGAGCCTCCCACTCCTGAGAAAAGCAGCTTCATGGACTCCCTGGGCTTGCAGCACATCTCTCAGGTTAAGCCTGTCCCCTCAGAAGATGATGTCCAGCAGGCCAAGCTTGATAGCATTCGGGTTATCCACGTGGACCAGAATCAGTCCTCTGTACCTCAGGAGGACGGCCTTAGTGAAGGGGTTAACCTGTCTATTGTAGACCCAACGACTCTTCATGGTTTGTCCCATCAAGAAGCTCTCAATCTGCTGTCCCTTCAGCCCTTCCAGACTGGTTTTATTGTGCACCCAGATGGTGGTATGGTAGTGAAGCCTGTTTGTGGTGAAACCAGCATGGAACTTTCTGATTTACAACAAATAATCAAAGTAGCTTCTGCTGCTCCTAACCAGATCACTCTCCCACCCTTATCTAAGGCGCCTTGTAGTGCCGTGCAATCAGGCTACAAACAGATGCCTCCACTCAAGCCAAAGCCATTGGTGGCTCCCAGAACCAGTATGGTAGCCTCAACTCCACCACCCCTATTGAACACCCAGCAAGCGTCCTTGGGCTGTATCAGCCCTAGCCTCCCACCCCCTGCCAGCCATCCTATCAAGACAGTTTGGGACATCTCCCCATCTTCCTCATCCAATTCTGCCAACAGCCAGGCTTCAGCAGAGAGGATACAAATGGAGGCAGATTGCATGGGAGATGCCCATACCCCAATGGACATGGATGAAAGGCATATCAAACAGGAGAATGGCAAGTTAGAAGAGACCACTGGAAAGAAGGGAACGTCTCAGAAAGGCTTGTTTTCTGGTGTGCTGCAGGCACATATGCGATATCATTTAGGCATCCTACCCCACCAATGCAATATCTGCGACTACGTGGCCCCAGACAAGGCAACACTGATTCGTCATTTGAGAACACACAGTGGTGAGCGTCCCTATGTCTGCCGGATCTGTCATTACCCATTTACTGTCAAGGCTAACTGTGAGCGCCACCTTCGCAAAAAgcacatgaaaaacaatcgcaaggagattgagaaaaacattaaatatgtgaCATCGTCCACAACCACAGCAGACATACTGGAGCAGGTTGGAACTAGTGAAACTACTTGCCGCTTCTGCGGGGAGGACCTAAAGACCTTCCGAGCCCTGCAGATTCACTTGCGCACACACAATGGCTGCCAGCGAAAGCCATTTGAGTGCAAGCGTTGTGGAGCAGCCTTCCTTGCCAAGCGGAACTGTATCCATCACCTTCTGAAACAACATCCAGAAGTCCAAGAGCAGGATATTGAAGAGCACATAATCACTCTTCTAGCTGCATCAACCCCAAATAGCCCAAACCCCTCTCCTCTCAGTGGGGTTTCTCCTAGCACTGTTGTGCAGCCTATCAAAGTTGAGGACCTTAGCTTTTACAACATAGATATGGATCAACCTCTGGACTTCTCTAACAAAAGTCATGGGGGCAGCAGTGCTGGAAGTCTTAGTGGATCTCCTGGGATCAAAACTGAACCTGTCTCTTATGACTCTAGCATGGAACCAATTGACCTCTCTATTCCTAAGAATCCTGTAAAGAAGCTCAAAAAAGACATTGAGGCCACATTGCCAAGAGAGGTTAAGAAAGAACAGTCATCCATTAGCATACTTGCACAGGCATTACAGGCCGAGAAGTCCATTGATGAGAAGTCCCAAACTCTTGGATGCTACCAGGTCCCTGTTGCTTTGTCCTCCAATGCTGCAGGAAGGCTCTTGCGTTTAAAGCCACTGCTTCCTAAACCTTCCTCTGCTGCTGTGAAGGAGCTTCCACCACTAGCATCTATTGCTCAgatcatttcctctgtttctGGTGCCCCTGACCTTCTTAAACGGGACAACACTAATAATCTTCAGGCTGATTCTGATACACATGGCAAGCAAGACTCACCAGATATTTTGACACAAGAGTTTTCTCTAGGGAGCTCAAAGAGGAGGTCTAGGAAAAGGCTTTCTAACAGAACAGTGAAAGAGAAACCTGTGATGAATGCCACAGACCCAAGTATTGATTTGGAGTCTAGTGGGGAGTTTGCTAGTGTTGAGAGGATGTTGGcaaccactgatgccaacaagTTCAGCGCCTATCTTCAGACCAACACAATTGAGTTGGCAAGAAAAGGTGGGCGGCATCCAGGTGCTAGTGACGAGAAAGAGGTGAAAGATGAGAAACACTTGCTGGCCCACCAGACTGTTCAATCCCAACACTCCAAAGGAAAGAAGAATGCATACTCAAATtctgtgcaaaagatgacttgcCCCTTTTGTCCCAGAGTTTTCCCTTGGGCAAGCTCGCTTCAGCGCCACATGTTAACACACACAG GTCAGAAGCCATATCCTTGTCCCCAGTGTGATGCCTTCTTCTCAACCAAGTCTAACTGTGAGCGACATCTTTTACGCAAACATGGCGTTTCCAACAGAGTGCTTAGACGCAATGGAGCAATACCCAAGTCTAAGGACGCAGAGGAAGGCTCACCAGAGAGTGCAG AGAGTGCATCTGAGACGGAGCTTCTTGTTAGTGAGGCTATGGATCTCACAAGATCAGACCCTGAGAAGCCTTTAGCATCTGACGCTGAGAAACCTTCACCAGCTAAGCCTACAGAAACAGCCATGGTAGAGCCTCTTCCTCACAGAGAAGAGGAGGACCCAACAGCCCTAGAGTCTTTGAAGCACAATGACTCAGAAAAAGAGGATGGCGATTCCCATAGCAATAATACCCTTGACTTGACCTTTGTTTCCAAATCGCAGGACCTCAAGATCCCTGAGAAAGACCAGCCACAGTCCTCTCCTGCAGCACATGGTGACATGTCTGACAAAGCAACACCTCAGGAGGAGTCCAAATTGACCTGCAAGTGTTGCAAGAAGAGCTTCCGCTACGCCGCCACCTTGACCAGACATGAGAAAGTTCACCAGCAGGATGTAGCATCAGACTCAACAAATGGACCTGAACAAAGCCTCACAAAATCAGACGACCCAATTATgccttgtgaaaataataaacaGGTTACAGAGGAAGAGGTGGAGAGTGTAAGAAACGGCACAAGAGAGAACGAGGGTTCGGGCAGTGTGGTGGATAGTGGATCTGAGGAGGATAAAGAGGAGAGGAGTGATGAAGAGGGACCTACAACTGAACCAAAGAGTGCTGAGGGAGAGACTGAAGAACCTGGCAGCAAGCCGGACAAGAGGAAAAAGGTGTGCGGTATATGCAACAAACGTTTCTGGAGCCTTCAGGACCTCACCAGACACATGCGCTCTCACACAG GTGAGAGGCCTTATAAGTGCCAGACATGCGAGCGCACTTTCACCCTTAAGCACAGTTTGGTCCGACATCAGCGAATTCATCAGAAACTACGTGAAGCGGATAGCGATGGTTCGACTTGCGGGGTCACAGGTGGACCAGACGAGGACGGCTTCAGCGGGCGTTCGGCTAGCGAAGGCGAGTGCACACCCACCAGCACCAATCCACCCTCTGAGAACGAAAGCGAATTAACAGACACTGTGAAGGAGGAGCCAACCTCACGAGAGAAAGAGGAGGATTGTGGACCCCCTGCGGAAGCTGAAGAGCTTAAACTAACCTCCAAGACGAGACCTGCATCAGCAACAGAGACACCCAAAGAACCGCCAGAGGAGAAACCAGCATCAGATTCACCCACCACATCCGACTTAGAGCCGTCGGAGGGATTCATCCAAGGTTTACTGGAAATACACACCAAGCCCACTACTGAGCACATTTTGCCCACCCCCGAGCCGCCACTGCTTGGAGTGGAGTGA